A portion of the Pirellulales bacterium genome contains these proteins:
- a CDS encoding phosphotransferase gives MSQPWSPEVTVSPELARLLIVGQFPQLAPIAIESMGFGWDNTAYLANGRYVFRFPRRQLGADCLECEIRVLPSLAPHLPLPIPNPTFIGTATEQFAWLFAGYQRIEGRTACSAPLDESQRTSAARPLGEFLAALHALDPRVAGEWGAPPDLLGRLEPTRRIPLAHKLLEEAAQLNLISDRARYEWLIEETATSRPPQATALVHGDLYVRHILVDCEARPSGIIDWGDVHLGDVALDLSIAHSFLPPSAHETFRWAYGPIDDATWRLARFRALLYGLQLAKYGHLVADGDLRREGLWMLQNVIEQ, from the coding sequence GTGTCGCAACCCTGGTCACCAGAGGTAACCGTCTCTCCGGAGCTGGCCCGATTGCTGATCGTCGGTCAGTTTCCGCAGCTCGCACCAATCGCGATCGAGTCCATGGGATTCGGCTGGGACAACACGGCGTATCTTGCGAATGGACGTTACGTCTTTCGCTTTCCACGGAGGCAACTTGGGGCCGATTGCCTGGAATGCGAGATCCGCGTGCTTCCCTCTCTGGCCCCGCACCTCCCCCTCCCGATCCCGAATCCAACGTTCATCGGCACGGCGACTGAACAATTTGCCTGGTTGTTCGCCGGATACCAGCGCATCGAGGGCCGCACAGCGTGCAGTGCCCCGCTCGACGAATCGCAACGAACGTCGGCAGCCCGGCCACTCGGCGAGTTTCTGGCAGCGTTGCATGCTCTTGATCCGAGAGTCGCCGGCGAATGGGGCGCGCCGCCGGACCTTCTGGGACGGCTGGAACCGACTCGCCGCATTCCGCTGGCCCACAAGCTTCTGGAGGAAGCCGCCCAGCTCAACCTGATTTCCGATCGAGCTCGCTATGAGTGGCTCATTGAAGAAACGGCGACATCAAGGCCCCCGCAAGCCACGGCGCTCGTTCACGGCGATCTTTATGTTCGGCACATTCTGGTCGATTGCGAAGCGCGGCCGAGCGGCATTATCGACTGGGGAGATGTCCATCTCGGTGACGTGGCCCTCGATCTTTCGATTGCCCACAGCTTTCTCCCGCCTTCGGCACACGAAACATTCCGGTGGGCTTACGGCCCGATCGATGATGCCACCTGGCGGCTGGCGAGATTTCGTGCTCTCTTGTATGGCCTGCAACTTGCGAAGTACGGCCATCTCGTCGCTGACGGCGACCTGCGACGCGAAGGACTGTGGATGCTGCAAAACGTAATCGAACAGTAA